The DNA sequence CAAGATTGGCCAACTGaggtttttaaaaacaaaataatttattaataaatgcttTAAAGCTGCGTTGCAGTTGACCCTTagcaaaggaaagaaaaagacaatgcTTTATCCTCAACGTTCTCTCGTACCTTTTGGCCTCTCTTCAGTGGAGCCTGTGAGGTCCCTCCTCCACTTTTGGACCCCTGATCCACACCCGATCCACTGGATGAAATCTCAGTTTTCTCCTCAGCGTCATAGCCCTCCTGCTTCtgcttcttccttttttcttctctatggttgaagacaaaaacacaggagGATTCAGTCAGTGACTGGCTGTGTgggttttcatttaaaaaaataaaggccATTTAAAAACCAGCCATCTTCATCTACTTCACATATAAAGAAAGATTTGCTTTGCATGCATCTTGATCCTCACCTTCTCTGCTTGGCAGTCATGTGTTTCTTCCCTTGTAAATCTGCCTCAGCCTGAagacaaatgaatgaaacattATCAGTCAAGGAAGTTACAATAAATTTAGATTTGACTTTGATTGAATGACTCAGAGAAGGTAACAATGACCTGAgcggtggttttttttttgaagccgGGGTGCTGAGTGCTCCTGGAAATAAGAAAGGAGAATTTAATTAGGTGCAATTACACAACTATTGTGTTGGTTAAGTAGAAACTGTAAAGGCTTTTATATTCTTTGATATGCGGCATTACTACCTGCTGGGTTGTAAATGAGAGAGGGAGATGGTGGTATCTGGAAAGCTGAATTCTTCACTCTCATCATTCTTCATCTCTTCTTCCTGATCACTGTCTTCCTCTTTAGGCTCTTCTTCCTCCGCGTTGCTCTGTTCAGACAGCATCTCTCCTGtatttgctgcaggtctttcaTGAGCAGCATCATCCCCCTTTACAAtctttttctccatctccttgttctctccatctcctgttttctcttcCCCCTGATCTTCGTTACTGCTGTCATCCCCTGCAAAGGCAACAGAAACAGTTACAGCACCTGCATATAGCTTTAACTATAACACTAAATGAAAGTGTCCTTCTACCTATCagctcctctccctcctctaaCAGCTCAGCAGTTCTGGACGTGACGTCCTCCATGTCCTCCTCGACTGTTTTCACCTTCCGCTCCCCACGGTGCCGAAACACACTCTGCTCATCCACCTGCAggaggcagaagaagagatgaaaGTTGTTTGAAAATGATAAAGAGTGAAAATGCATTTACTGCTTGTGATGATATTTACCTTGAAAAGGAATCCAAAGCCCATAATCAAGtaagaaggagggagaaaattCTTCTTtcctggagagagagaaaaaaaaatgaagtcctCTTTCGGAAATCATCATGATTCTGTTTCTGGTTAaacttatttaaattttaatgtaattGAATGCTAGTGTTTCATACCTCTGATCATGAAACTTCCAGTTGTCAGGTACTCTCCAGTAGGAGCTGTCTTAGACacctgaaaaaataaacaaaataccactaattaatttaaaaaaaaaacataagggTGTCAAGATATTGGATACTTAAAACATGATTACTGTGgccaaaaaaatgtacaatattatattattgaAAACGTCTAATGAGATTCTGTTTacctttgtttattatgtttatttagttttatctgtttttgacAAATAAATTATACTTAAAATAATGATTGTAAGGAGGTGGGGATGATTTTATGTTGTTCTTCTGGTGGAGTGCCTACTAAATGGAGCCAGattatttctgatgtttttatgtgtattaGTAACATAGTGTTTAAATTTCACAGTTATTATAAAATACCAGTATATCACAACACCCATAATTTCTACTACATCAATATTCTATTCATATTCAAATGTTTTGCATTATCAATTTTTACTTTTCTGCCCTGTGCCTGTTAGTTAAAAGCACCCAGTACAGTGTGTGGACTCAAGCAGCATTATGAAGTAATGTTTCTGAGTGggtttctgctttgttttacGTGCCATACCAAGAAAAATACCAGCAAAAAAaggaaaggtttttttttttttaaacatacagtTATTGGCTTAACAAATGTTTGATAAGGAATGAAACACACTAAACATGGTTGTTATACCTCAAGGATACACGCAGTGGATatttgtttacatgaaacaggttgaagtttcagTAAGTTATGCTGCgcacttttaaaaatgctgcagattAAGTATAATATGAATCACACATATACAATATGATGACAACTTATTAGGCTGCCTAATAGTCACGACTCACCTGATGATGATGAACCCACCAAGCACTGGTGATGATCTTGGCATCCCAAGCAGCGCTGTAGCACACGGCCATCGTGCCAGCTTCAGTCAGAGTGCGGGGAGGGATGGGATCCCCTGGAGGAAGCAGAAGGGGAGGTGAAATACTAACAggtaaaaaaatgacaacataggGAACTAAAAATTTAGtcatgcagtgaaaaatgcagtaaaaggcAAAAGTGCAAATTTACCTGAAGGATTTTTGATGACGCAACTAGTTGCTCCATGTAGGTCAGCGTGAACATAGATATCACCTGAGAAAGAAACAGATGATGTGACAaatcagctttaaaaatgtgtttacagcAAGAGTATGTGGAAGTGGGATTACCGGTCCGGAGGTAGCGTTTCACAATCATCTCGTTCTGCTGCTGGTCTCTTCCTGCGATGACAAGATAATTCTCAGAGCTGATGAAccacaaaaacttttcaaacctgccaaAAGAAAAGAGATGTTTGAAGGAATTAAAGAATCCTCTTGGTTGTACGGAAAGCTCAATAGATACACATAGTTAACTGTGTCTTACCAATAGACTTTCCTGGCCTTCTGGATGGTGGTTACTGTCTGAACTTCCTTTAGTGTTTGCTGCGtctttttctctgcagatttCATAGCCTCCAGTGACATTAAATTGGAAAAACATTTAGTAGaaattctgaataaaaacacaaagctgtCTACATTACTAGCAGTTTTAAGGCACATAACGGGTGTTCTATAGAAAACCAAATGATTTCTGCAGATCATACAATTATTCAAAAATCGTGAGGAAAAGGCAGTTTTGTCACCTTATCTGCCGCTTCAATGGTTTTCTGTTCCTTCTTTTCAGCAGTGCGTTTGAAGTCATAGtacctaaaaaaataaatgtgtccaTTAGCTGTCAACCATCTCCATCAAATgcatatttctgtgtttaaagcCTTAAATGTAAACCTACTTTTTGGCATTGGCGTAAGCGGAAAGGCCAAGATCCACATCCACCAACATGGGCTTGTTCTTTTGCAGCTTCTTGTTCTGccctttgtctttatttttgtttttcttccctttctcctccactgtgtccttgttctcttcctcttcctggtCCTCCTCAGAAATATATGGAttcctggaagaaaaaaaatcacacaaaaacgCACTGATATACGAGTTGGACTTCAAATGATGTAACAATTAGTAAGAGGATTAACTGAAGTTTATTGCTTCAGTGACAGTCTCACTTTAAAAGCATGGTGATGTGGTTGGTCTGCAGCTTCAGCTCCTTGATGGCACACGCCACAGGGTCTCCAGCAGCTTGTGCTTCTTTGACAATAATGCCAATCTCAGTCCAGTCCACCTGGTTGGCCAAAGCGCTGCGCACCACCTGCAGCGCCCTCTCCACCACAGGCAGGTTCATCTCCACCAGTTCACCCTTTACTCTGTCCACCTCCTGCAACACACAAGACAAAATTCCTTCAGTGATTCATGACAAACTGGATGACTAGTGCAAATGTCTATTACTATTTTGCAGCGACACCAACATTAATGTTTCACAAACACATATATGAGAAAGCAGGAACAAGTATGTGAGACATTTATTTAAGAAGACAAACTGGAGAGCCATCTGTTGCTAACCTGTGCTTGGTGCAAAGCTTCCAGCCTCTGCTCATGGTCCCGCTTCACATTTTCTAACTTCTTCAGAGCCTGTTTCTCCTGCTGCAAGGCCTTCATATCGATCTTCTGACTCTCCATCTTAGAAAAGAACTCGTCCACTGCCTGTTTGAGAGGATCACATTGCATTAGCATGCCATTTTAGCAACAAGGATTTCAATCAGTATTCTTTACCAAAGAAGTAAAACCAAATATGCAGCCAAGCTAATACTCACCTTGTCAAAAGTATCAAACTCCAAATAAGGGCTCTTTGTATGCTGGGCGAAGAGGAATGGATGGAATTCATCATATCTGTAAGTGGGCATCATTGACATAAACTAATTAAGCATAATTTAAACAGGAGTACTCTCTAATGTAACAAATTGGGCATTAGACAAAACGTAATGTACGTAAGCAGTTCTTCACTTGGCTTCCCCGGAGTCAAACTCGGTTTCTTTTCACTCTTCTGAAGGATGTAACCCTGGAATTTAAACAAAAGTTGATGAATATTACAAATGTATTTCAGAATCccaaaggatttttttctcaaaataaagACTGCTTATGAAAGATCTCTTACGTACTTTGCCACTGAAGTTCTCAGTTTTTTCCATGTATGTTTCTGCAATCTGCAGGGCTGCCAGGATTTTAGGtgcaactgaaaaaaatcagccagATCGAATGTATTTTCCAAACAGAtttacagggaaaaaaaacaaaaaaacattattccAGTGGTCCTACTATACCTTGGGCAGCATCAACCTGACTGTCAACTTTGACAAAGCCTGGCAGTCCTGCTTCTATCAAACTGTGTTCTATCAGAGTGGCACCGTAGGCTAAAGATGCATTTggaaaggacacaaaacatgGTTCAGTCTTGTTTCTTACATGATAAAAGAAGTTTGGGGGATCTGAAATGAGAAGAAAGTCATATGTATCTGCTGCCTGGCTACTTACGAAGGTGAGGGTTCAGGATCCTTTTCACTTGCTCTCCATTTGGTGCTTTGCTGAGGATTTCAGTGAGTCTATATAAAGACAACAATAAAGGAAGTCATGATATATGTTCACTGAATTGTGATGGAGGGACATTTTATCCAAAAACTCAACAAGCTCATGTAAAAATATGGTTACCGTTCCAAACTGATGAGGGGTTCAGGGGGCCTGGCGTTCTCCACGGGGTATCGCTCTCTCACAGCAATCTTAACATCTTCTGCCTCCGCTGTGCGAAACCTCAGCAGATTCAGGATTGTGTACTCATGGTCTGCAAGTATGATGTTACCCTAAAAATGGACACATGCACGCATCAGTGTTACAGTTCTGATTAGGGTTGATTTGTACAGTGCTGGCTGTGAGACATGTAATTTAAAGTAGCATCTGAAATAAAGCAACTTCAAGTGCAGTTTTCTGACCCTGTCATATAGTTCGATAATCAAGTGGTAGGCAGCCTCATCTGAACCAAACTGCATGTCAACAATCCTGTCAATCCCAAGCTGCTTAACCTGGGTCAGTCGGCGTGTCTTCAGATGTTTTCGGCACTATTGagaaagaaaagctgctttaaGGTTCAGTTTTATTACAGGATCCAATTCAACAATTAGCAAGTATTGATCTGTGGGAGATATGATTCAGAAGAAATAGAAAACAAGTGTGTGCACTCATGTTAGTGTTTACTGCATAAATCCATTTGCTTAGGGATGAAATAAAGCAAAGATCTGACTGTGTAGTTATCACATGAAGGTTTAAGAATTAATTACATCACATTAAAATTCATATCATTCCAATTAGACTAATAAAGAATGTTTGCCAGCtctaatgaaacaaaaatggtaTTTCAGAGTGACATGACATCATCAAGACTTTCTTACTTTCATTGCAAAGCCTGAAGGCATCATGTTCTTGGGCCATTCGAAGTCTGTGGAGTGAATCCGAGTCCCAGACTCAATCAGGAGAATAGCTTTGCTGTCGGGCCTGAGACAACAATGCAGCACTCGGTTATACATCCTGACTGAAAGTGATGGAGGCAACTAAATACATTTGCTAAAGTTCTGTGCTTAGGTGCAGTTTTGAGGTACTTGATgagcattttaatttaatgttaatttatcTCTGTACTCTACTGcatttcacaggaaaaaaaacagaagatattTTTTACACAACATTTAACTGACAGCAACAGTTACTAAGCAGATTCAGATTTTACACTGaacacaaatataaacacagaatATCTATGGTCTTTTTGagtcacagaaaaaaggaaaaatcttttggtttttttgggTTAGAAAAGGGTTACATTTAGGCAATTATGCACAAAAAAGTCCTTGACCAATGATTTAATCGACACCCTAGtcaggtgtggctttaaaggacaGTGATAAGATAGCATGACCAGcacacagacactcctttgaccaGAGAATATAAAAAGGGAtgtgaaatgcagttttattcaactgacacaatgccacagatgacaaggGAAAAACAAGAACCAGCAGTTCGCATGCTGGATGTTGGCATGCCCGTTACAGCCATAGTCAAACACTTGAATGTCAACAGTTCTATTTGTC is a window from the Amphiprion ocellaris isolate individual 3 ecotype Okinawa chromosome 20, ASM2253959v1, whole genome shotgun sequence genome containing:
- the LOC111573329 gene encoding ribosome quality control complex subunit NEMF, with the protein product MKTRFTTVDIRAVIAEINANYIGMRVNNVYDIDNKTYLIRLQKPDSKAILLIESGTRIHSTDFEWPKNMMPSGFAMKCRKHLKTRRLTQVKQLGIDRIVDMQFGSDEAAYHLIIELYDRGNIILADHEYTILNLLRFRTAEAEDVKIAVRERYPVENARPPEPLISLERLTEILSKAPNGEQVKRILNPHLPYGATLIEHSLIEAGLPGFVKVDSQVDAAQVAPKILAALQIAETYMEKTENFSGKGYILQKSEKKPSLTPGKPSEELLTYDEFHPFLFAQHTKSPYLEFDTFDKAVDEFFSKMESQKIDMKALQQEKQALKKLENVKRDHEQRLEALHQAQEVDRVKGELVEMNLPVVERALQVVRSALANQVDWTEIGIIVKEAQAAGDPVACAIKELKLQTNHITMLLKNPYISEEDQEEEENKDTVEEKGKKNKNKDKGQNKKLQKNKPMLVDVDLGLSAYANAKKYYDFKRTAEKKEQKTIEAADKAMKSAEKKTQQTLKEVQTVTTIQKARKVYWFEKFLWFISSENYLVIAGRDQQQNEMIVKRYLRTGDIYVHADLHGATSCVIKNPSGDPIPPRTLTEAGTMAVCYSAAWDAKIITSAWWVHHHQVSKTAPTGEYLTTGSFMIRGKKNFLPPSYLIMGFGFLFKVDEQSVFRHRGERKVKTVEEDMEDVTSRTAELLEEGEELIGDDSSNEDQGEEKTGDGENKEMEKKIVKGDDAAHERPAANTGEMLSEQSNAEEEEPKEEDSDQEEEMKNDESEEFSFPDTTISLSHLQPSRSTQHPGFKKKTTAQAEADLQGKKHMTAKQRREEKRKKQKQEGYDAEEKTEISSSGSGVDQGSKSGGGTSQAPLKRGQKNKMKKIKEKYKDQDEEDRELMMQLLGSAGSTKEEKDKGKKGKKGKGKEEPIRKPASQKQQQKPRNVETAVKKPEQTGGEEEERQPGEEGGPAEQEEKEDDVDQDNPGAEEAENLLTSLTGQPHSEDVLLFAVPVCAPYTALSNYKHKVKLTPGSQKKGKAARTAVFSFMKAKEASTREKDLFRSVKDSDLSRNMPGKVKVSAPNLLAAKKK